One part of the Streptomyces lydicus genome encodes these proteins:
- a CDS encoding AfsR/SARP family transcriptional regulator, whose product MEFSLLGPIAVTTGSGELSLGPAKRRSVLALLLLQPNTTVPLEQLIDSLWEDEPPEHARTVVQGHVSRLRATLAEGGAEAYGIELTTHGSAYLLRLPEELIDAHRFGELVALARPEAAPADAVPLLREALGLWRGPALTGTVTSPPFAAAAHALEERRLTAVEALGRAHGALGEHEQAAAILYSAAVNHPLREGLIAGLMRALFRTGRQSDALEWFHRTRRLLNEELGVDPGERLREAYEEILRAEAAGAGRQPNRPADATRGAGDGPAGAPSFHVKHGQGGRVPLQGGADAGEAIEASAGERPAAGDATGGPGGADGGSTAGDGSGRTGSAPRLLPRPPARFLAREEQLGALTEALTDRTTGESPLAVVAGPAGVGKTACAVQWAHLHADAFPDGQLFADLRGFGEGDEAAPAEILRDFLLALGTPQERVPGSAQAASALFRSLVADRRLLVVLDNARSSAQVRPLLPGGLHCATVVTSRSRLDGLVATDCARPVGLQALGHEEGAALLGAMLGPERVAEDPAAARELVDLCDGLPLALRAAAAQLTARPRWRLARLAAALRDERRRLALLSAEDTGMAAALRMSVARLSADDARLLSALATSADGHLNASVAAALAGYDPERTQDGLDRLAEMHLVDEEATDVYTISTLTQLFARDERGEGGKGRRSGAGEESDERG is encoded by the coding sequence TTGGAATTCTCACTGCTCGGCCCGATCGCCGTGACGACCGGCTCCGGAGAGCTGTCGCTCGGGCCCGCCAAACGGCGCAGTGTGCTGGCGCTGCTGTTGCTGCAGCCCAACACCACCGTCCCACTGGAGCAGTTGATCGACTCCCTGTGGGAGGACGAGCCACCCGAACACGCCCGTACGGTCGTCCAGGGCCACGTCTCCCGGCTGCGCGCCACGCTCGCCGAGGGCGGGGCGGAGGCATACGGCATCGAGCTGACCACCCACGGCTCGGCCTACCTGCTGCGTCTGCCGGAAGAACTGATCGATGCCCACCGGTTCGGCGAGCTGGTGGCGCTGGCCCGCCCCGAGGCGGCACCGGCCGATGCGGTGCCGCTGCTGCGCGAGGCGCTGGGGCTGTGGCGCGGGCCCGCGCTGACCGGCACGGTCACCAGCCCGCCGTTCGCGGCCGCGGCACATGCCCTGGAGGAGCGCCGGCTGACGGCCGTCGAAGCGCTGGGGCGGGCGCACGGCGCGCTCGGTGAGCATGAGCAGGCAGCGGCCATCCTCTACTCCGCCGCCGTCAACCACCCCTTGCGGGAGGGCCTGATCGCCGGGCTGATGCGGGCGCTGTTCCGTACCGGCCGGCAGTCCGACGCGCTGGAGTGGTTCCACCGCACCCGCCGGCTGCTCAACGAGGAGCTGGGTGTCGATCCCGGCGAGCGGCTGCGCGAGGCGTACGAGGAGATTCTGCGTGCCGAGGCGGCCGGCGCGGGGCGTCAGCCCAACCGGCCGGCGGACGCCACGCGCGGGGCGGGCGACGGCCCCGCCGGAGCACCGTCGTTTCACGTGAAACACGGACAGGGCGGACGGGTGCCGCTCCAAGGAGGCGCCGACGCGGGAGAGGCGATCGAGGCGTCCGCCGGGGAGCGACCCGCTGCCGGTGACGCGACCGGTGGCCCGGGCGGTGCGGACGGCGGGTCGACCGCCGGTGACGGCTCCGGGCGGACCGGGTCGGCACCGCGGCTGCTGCCCAGGCCCCCGGCCCGCTTCCTGGCCCGGGAGGAGCAACTCGGCGCGCTGACCGAGGCATTGACCGACCGTACGACCGGCGAGAGCCCCTTGGCGGTGGTCGCGGGACCGGCCGGCGTCGGCAAGACCGCCTGCGCCGTGCAGTGGGCCCATCTGCACGCGGACGCCTTCCCCGACGGGCAGCTCTTCGCGGATCTGCGGGGCTTCGGCGAGGGCGACGAGGCCGCGCCCGCCGAGATCCTGCGCGACTTCCTGCTCGCGCTCGGCACGCCCCAGGAACGGGTACCCGGTTCGGCGCAGGCCGCCTCGGCGCTGTTCCGGTCACTGGTCGCGGACCGCCGGCTGCTGGTCGTCCTCGACAACGCGCGTAGCTCGGCGCAGGTCAGGCCGCTGCTGCCCGGTGGCCTGCACTGCGCCACGGTCGTCACCAGCCGCAGCCGCCTCGACGGTCTGGTCGCCACCGACTGCGCCCGTCCCGTCGGGCTCCAGGCACTCGGCCATGAGGAGGGCGCCGCGCTGCTCGGGGCCATGCTCGGTCCGGAGCGCGTGGCCGAGGACCCGGCCGCTGCCCGGGAGTTGGTCGACCTGTGCGACGGGCTGCCGCTGGCCCTGCGCGCCGCGGCCGCCCAGCTGACCGCCCGGCCGCGCTGGCGGCTGGCCCGGCTCGCCGCCGCGCTGCGCGACGAGCGGCGGCGGCTGGCGCTGCTGTCGGCGGAGGACACCGGGATGGCGGCGGCGCTGCGGATGTCCGTCGCCCGGCTGTCGGCGGACGACGCACGGCTGCTCAGCGCCCTGGCGACCAGCGCCGACGGCCATCTCAACGCCTCGGTGGCGGCGGCGCTCGCCGGGTACGACCCGGAACGCACCCAGGACGGCCTGGACCGGCTCGCCGAGATGCATCTGGTGGACGAGGAGGCCACCGACGTCTACACCATCAGCACGCTGACGCAGCTCTTCGCGCGCGACGAGCGCGGGGAGGGCGGCAAGGGCAGGAGGAGCGGTGCCGGTGAGGAGAGCGACGAGCGCGGCTGA
- a CDS encoding acyl-CoA dehydrogenase: MGHYKSNLRDIEFNLFEVLGRDSVYGTGPFAEMDVDTAKSVLSEIARLSENELAESFADTDRNPPVFDPDTNTAPIPDSFKKSYQAYMDAEWWRLGIPEEIGGTTAPRSLLWAFAETILGANPAVWMYASGPAFAGVLHDEGTEEQHRIAELMVDKQWGSTMVLTEPDAGSDVGAGRTKATQQEDGSWHIEGVKRFITSGEHDMSENIVHFVLARPEGAGPGTKGLSLFIVPKYDFDWETGELGERNGVYATNVEHKMGLKASNTCEMTFGANHPAKGWLLGEKHDGIRQMFKIIEFARMMVGTKAIATLSTGYLNALEYAKERVQGPDLAAFTDKSAPRVSITHHPDVRRSLMTQKAYAEGMRALVLYTATVQDEIIAKEAAGEDAAAANRLNDLLLPIVKGYGSEKSYEQLAQSLQTFGGSGYLQEYPIEQYIRDAKIDTLYEGTTAIQGQDFFFRKIVRDQGQALTVLSDEIKKFLADNTGGEELAQARGELAKAAADLEAIVGAMLTDLAATEQDVKSIYKVGLNTTRLLLASGDVVIGYLLLKGAAVAAEKLAGASAKDKPFYTGKIAAAKFFAHNVLPGVGVERGLAESVDQSLMELDEAAF, translated from the coding sequence ATGGGCCACTACAAGTCGAATCTCCGCGACATCGAGTTCAACCTCTTCGAGGTACTGGGCCGTGACAGCGTGTACGGCACCGGACCGTTCGCGGAGATGGACGTCGACACCGCCAAGAGCGTGCTGTCCGAGATCGCCCGCCTGTCGGAGAACGAGCTGGCGGAGTCCTTCGCGGACACCGACCGCAACCCCCCGGTCTTCGACCCGGACACCAACACCGCGCCGATTCCGGACAGCTTCAAGAAGAGCTACCAGGCGTACATGGACGCCGAGTGGTGGCGTCTGGGCATCCCGGAGGAGATCGGCGGCACCACCGCGCCGCGCTCCCTGCTGTGGGCCTTCGCCGAGACCATCCTGGGCGCCAACCCGGCGGTCTGGATGTACGCGTCCGGCCCCGCCTTCGCCGGCGTCCTGCACGACGAGGGCACCGAGGAGCAGCACCGCATAGCCGAGCTGATGGTGGACAAGCAGTGGGGCTCCACGATGGTGCTGACCGAGCCGGACGCCGGTTCGGACGTCGGTGCCGGCCGCACGAAGGCCACGCAGCAGGAGGACGGCTCCTGGCACATCGAGGGCGTGAAGCGCTTCATCACCTCCGGTGAGCACGACATGTCCGAGAACATCGTGCACTTCGTCCTCGCCCGCCCCGAGGGTGCCGGTCCGGGCACCAAGGGCCTGTCGCTCTTCATCGTGCCGAAGTACGACTTCGACTGGGAGACCGGCGAGCTGGGCGAGCGCAACGGCGTCTACGCCACGAACGTCGAGCACAAGATGGGCCTCAAGGCGTCCAACACCTGCGAGATGACCTTCGGCGCCAACCACCCGGCCAAGGGCTGGCTGCTCGGCGAGAAGCACGACGGCATCCGCCAGATGTTCAAGATCATCGAGTTCGCCCGGATGATGGTCGGCACGAAGGCCATCGCCACCCTCTCCACCGGCTACCTCAACGCGCTGGAGTACGCCAAGGAGCGGGTGCAGGGCCCGGACCTGGCGGCCTTCACCGACAAGAGCGCGCCGCGCGTCAGCATCACCCACCACCCCGACGTGCGCCGCTCGCTGATGACGCAGAAGGCGTACGCCGAGGGCATGCGCGCCCTGGTGCTCTACACCGCCACGGTCCAGGACGAGATCATCGCCAAGGAGGCCGCGGGCGAGGACGCCGCCGCCGCCAACCGCCTCAACGACCTGCTGCTGCCGATCGTCAAGGGCTACGGCTCGGAGAAGTCCTACGAGCAGCTCGCGCAGTCGCTGCAGACCTTCGGCGGCTCCGGCTACCTGCAGGAATACCCGATCGAGCAGTACATCCGGGACGCCAAGATCGACACCCTCTACGAGGGCACCACCGCGATCCAGGGCCAGGACTTCTTCTTCCGGAAGATCGTCCGTGACCAGGGCCAGGCACTCACCGTGCTGTCCGACGAGATCAAGAAGTTCCTCGCCGACAACACCGGCGGGGAGGAGCTGGCGCAGGCCCGCGGCGAACTGGCCAAGGCCGCCGCCGACCTGGAGGCCATCGTCGGCGCCATGCTGACCGACCTCGCGGCGACCGAGCAGGACGTCAAGTCCATCTACAAGGTCGGTCTGAACACCACCCGCCTGCTGCTGGCCTCCGGCGATGTCGTCATCGGCTACCTGCTCCTCAAGGGCGCGGCGGTGGCCGCCGAGAAGCTGGCCGGCGCCTCCGCGAAGGACAAGCCCTTCTACACCGGCAAGATCGCCGCGGCGAAGTTCTTCGCCCACAACGTCCTGCCGGGCGTCGGCGTCGAGCGCGGGCTGGCCGAGTCCGTCGACCAGTCGCTGATGGAGCTCGACGAGGCCGCGTTCTGA
- a CDS encoding DUF4232 domain-containing protein: MPRSLSQASNPRTARAVRRRTLRIAAAGLTAVAALTLTACGQDNPLRTGAAKPYTPAQQDAKGPADGTPDTTADTPATVGSAGQGGARPDRGGAEQASAKGWGDTAAGSRAGSRAGSRAQGAGRVGSAPAVRHSACDAAKIRIVAQPLKRPVNHLLLVATNTSGATCDLYLAPYLRFDGAQAPLAELPDSKPQSVVTLAPGQSGYAGVMTSSADGSGHHGRTMTSLSVSLPGRDGKGSIGGSAAVPIPGGSVYVDDSAWVTYWQSDANEATTW; encoded by the coding sequence ATGCCGCGCAGCCTGAGCCAGGCCAGCAACCCTCGTACGGCCCGCGCCGTCCGCCGCCGTACGCTGCGGATCGCCGCGGCCGGCCTGACCGCCGTCGCCGCGCTCACCCTCACCGCTTGCGGCCAGGACAACCCGCTGCGGACCGGCGCCGCCAAGCCGTACACCCCGGCGCAGCAGGACGCCAAGGGTCCGGCGGACGGGACGCCGGACACCACCGCGGACACCCCGGCGACGGTTGGCAGCGCCGGGCAGGGCGGTGCGCGGCCCGACAGGGGCGGCGCGGAGCAGGCGTCCGCCAAGGGCTGGGGCGACACCGCGGCGGGCTCCCGGGCGGGCTCCCGGGCAGGCTCTCGGGCGCAGGGTGCGGGCAGGGTCGGCAGCGCGCCAGCCGTGCGGCACAGCGCCTGTGACGCCGCCAAGATCCGCATCGTCGCCCAGCCGCTGAAGCGGCCGGTCAATCATCTGCTGCTGGTGGCCACCAACACCTCCGGCGCCACCTGCGACCTGTACCTGGCCCCGTACCTGAGGTTCGACGGGGCGCAGGCGCCGCTCGCCGAACTGCCGGACAGCAAGCCGCAGTCCGTGGTCACCCTCGCCCCCGGCCAGTCCGGCTACGCGGGTGTGATGACCTCGTCCGCCGACGGCTCCGGGCACCACGGCCGCACCATGACCTCGCTGTCCGTCAGCCTTCCCGGCCGCGACGGCAAGGGCAGCATCGGCGGTTCGGCCGCGGTGCCGATCCCTGGCGGCTCGGTGTACGTCGACGACAGCGCCTGGGTGACGTACTGGCAGTCCGATGCGAACGAGGCGACGACCTGGTGA
- a CDS encoding M18 family aminopeptidase, whose amino-acid sequence MTNSARFDRGHTDDLMSFLAASPSPYHAVANAAERLEKAGFRQVAEVDAWDGESGGKYVLRGGAIIAWYVPEGVHAATPYRIVGAHTDSPNLRVKPIPDTGARGWRQIAVEIYGGTLLNTWLDRDLGLSGRVTLADGSHRLVNVDRALLRVPQLAVHLDRSVNSEGLKLDKQRHMTPIWGLGEVAEGDLISFVADEIGVPAEDVKGWDLMVHSIEPPAYLGRDRELVAGPRMDNLLSVHAGTAALTAAAAAGSRLTAIPVLAAFDHEENGSQSDTGADGPLLGTVLERSVFARGGSYEDRARAFAGTVCLSSDTGHAVHPNYSERHDPSHHPMPNGGPILKVNVNQRYATDGSGRAVFAAACERAGVPWQSFVSNNAMPCGTTIGPITAARHGIATVDIGVAILSMHSARELCGAEDPYLLANALTAFLEG is encoded by the coding sequence ATGACCAACTCCGCCCGCTTCGATCGCGGCCACACCGACGACCTGATGTCCTTCCTTGCCGCCAGTCCGTCGCCCTACCACGCGGTGGCGAACGCGGCGGAGCGGCTGGAGAAGGCCGGCTTCCGGCAGGTCGCCGAGGTCGACGCCTGGGACGGCGAGAGCGGCGGGAAGTACGTACTGCGCGGTGGCGCGATCATCGCCTGGTACGTGCCCGAGGGCGTGCATGCCGCCACTCCGTACCGCATTGTCGGGGCGCACACCGACTCTCCCAATCTGCGGGTCAAGCCGATTCCGGATACCGGCGCCCGCGGCTGGCGGCAGATCGCCGTCGAGATCTACGGCGGCACCCTGCTCAACACCTGGCTCGACCGCGATCTGGGGCTGAGCGGCCGGGTCACGCTGGCTGACGGGAGCCACCGACTGGTCAATGTCGACCGGGCGTTGCTGCGGGTGCCGCAGCTGGCGGTGCACCTCGACCGCTCGGTGAACTCCGAGGGGCTCAAGCTCGACAAGCAGCGCCACATGACACCGATCTGGGGCCTGGGCGAGGTGGCCGAGGGGGATCTGATCTCCTTCGTCGCTGACGAGATCGGCGTCCCGGCCGAGGACGTCAAGGGCTGGGACCTGATGGTCCACAGCATCGAACCGCCCGCCTACCTGGGACGCGACCGCGAGCTGGTCGCCGGCCCGCGGATGGACAACCTGCTGTCCGTGCACGCCGGTACGGCCGCGCTCACCGCCGCTGCCGCCGCCGGCAGCCGGCTGACCGCCATCCCGGTGCTGGCCGCCTTCGACCACGAGGAGAACGGCAGCCAGTCCGACACCGGCGCGGACGGTCCGCTGCTCGGGACGGTGCTGGAGCGCTCGGTCTTCGCGCGCGGCGGCTCGTACGAGGACCGGGCCCGGGCCTTTGCCGGCACCGTCTGTCTCTCGTCCGACACCGGGCACGCCGTGCACCCCAACTACAGCGAGCGGCACGACCCGAGCCACCACCCGATGCCGAACGGCGGCCCGATCCTGAAGGTCAACGTCAATCAGCGCTATGCGACGGACGGCAGCGGGCGGGCGGTCTTCGCGGCTGCCTGTGAGCGCGCCGGGGTGCCGTGGCAGAGCTTCGTCTCCAACAACGCAATGCCGTGCGGGACCACGATCGGTCCCATCACCGCGGCCCGGCACGGCATCGCCACCGTCGACATCGGCGTGGCGATCCTGTCCATGCACTCGGCACGTGAACTGTGCGGCGCCGAGGACCCCTATCTGCTGGCGAACGCCCTGACAGCCTTCCTGGAGGGCTGA
- a CDS encoding NHL domain-containing thioredoxin family protein, producing the protein MASRARVRAPELIGKGGWLNTGDKDLTLSDLRGRIVVLDFWTFCCVNCLHVLDELRELEERHRDTVVIIGVHSPKFVHEAEHQAVVDAVERYGVEHPVLDDPELATWKQYAVRAWPTLVVIDPEGYVVAQHAGEGHAHALAKLVEELEAEHGAKGTLRRGDGPYVPPEPVATDLRFPGKAVRLPGGTFLVSDTTRHQLVELAADGEQVLRRIGSGERGLTPDSFNEPQGLALLPDGTVAVADTVNHALRIFDPATGALETVAGTGKQWWQGSPTSGPAREVALSSPWDLAWWQDRLWIAMAGVHQLWTYDPAAGTVEVAAGTTNEGLVDGPAAEAWFAQPSGLAAAGDRLWVADSETSAVRWVERAEDGDGYVVRTAVGTGLFDFGHRDGPADQALLQHPLGVTALPDGSVAVADTYNHALRRYDPVGGEVTTLATDLREPSAAVLAEDDIVVVESARHRLTRLRLPEEAVRVESVAHRTQRTATEVAPGALRLEVVFQAPAGQKLDTRYGPSTRLLVSATPPELLAEGEGAGTDLARDLVLADGVTEGVLHVSAMAASCDDAPDIEYPACHVHQQDWGVPVEVVDGGTARLGLVLAGLDAE; encoded by the coding sequence ATGGCTTCACGTGCACGTGTCCGGGCCCCCGAGCTGATCGGCAAGGGCGGCTGGCTGAACACCGGCGACAAGGATCTCACCCTCTCCGACCTGCGAGGACGCATTGTCGTCCTGGATTTCTGGACGTTCTGCTGTGTGAACTGTCTGCATGTCCTGGACGAGCTGCGGGAGCTGGAGGAGCGGCACCGCGACACCGTCGTGATCATCGGCGTGCACTCCCCGAAGTTCGTGCACGAGGCCGAGCACCAGGCGGTGGTGGACGCCGTCGAGCGCTACGGCGTCGAGCACCCCGTCCTGGACGACCCCGAGCTCGCCACGTGGAAGCAGTACGCGGTCCGGGCCTGGCCGACGCTGGTGGTCATCGACCCCGAGGGGTACGTCGTCGCCCAGCACGCCGGCGAGGGCCATGCGCACGCCCTCGCGAAGCTCGTCGAGGAACTGGAGGCCGAGCACGGCGCGAAGGGCACCCTGCGGCGCGGCGACGGTCCGTACGTGCCGCCGGAGCCGGTCGCCACCGATCTGCGCTTCCCCGGCAAGGCCGTACGGCTGCCGGGCGGCACCTTCCTGGTCTCGGACACCACCCGGCACCAGCTCGTGGAGCTGGCCGCGGACGGCGAGCAGGTGCTGCGCCGGATCGGCAGCGGCGAGCGCGGTCTGACTCCGGACTCCTTCAACGAACCGCAGGGCCTGGCGCTGCTGCCCGACGGCACGGTCGCGGTGGCGGACACCGTCAACCACGCCCTCCGGATTTTCGACCCCGCGACGGGCGCCCTGGAGACGGTGGCCGGCACCGGAAAGCAGTGGTGGCAGGGCTCGCCGACCTCGGGACCGGCCCGCGAGGTGGCGCTCTCCTCGCCGTGGGACCTCGCCTGGTGGCAGGACCGGCTGTGGATCGCGATGGCCGGTGTGCACCAGCTGTGGACGTACGACCCGGCCGCCGGCACGGTCGAGGTCGCGGCGGGCACGACCAACGAGGGCCTGGTGGACGGGCCGGCCGCCGAGGCGTGGTTCGCGCAGCCGTCCGGGCTCGCGGCGGCCGGCGACCGGCTGTGGGTGGCGGACTCGGAGACCAGTGCCGTGCGCTGGGTCGAGCGCGCCGAGGACGGCGACGGCTATGTGGTCCGCACGGCGGTCGGCACCGGCCTCTTCGACTTCGGGCACCGCGACGGGCCCGCGGACCAGGCGCTGCTCCAGCACCCGCTGGGCGTGACCGCGCTGCCCGACGGCTCGGTCGCCGTCGCCGACACCTACAACCATGCCCTGCGCCGCTACGACCCCGTCGGCGGCGAGGTCACGACGCTGGCGACGGATCTGCGGGAGCCGTCCGCCGCGGTGCTGGCCGAGGACGACATCGTGGTGGTGGAATCGGCGCGGCACCGGCTGACCCGGCTGCGGCTGCCCGAGGAGGCGGTGCGCGTCGAGTCGGTGGCGCACCGCACCCAGCGCACGGCCACCGAGGTCGCCCCGGGCGCGCTGCGGCTGGAGGTGGTCTTCCAGGCCCCGGCGGGCCAGAAGCTGGACACCCGCTACGGCCCCTCGACCCGGCTGCTGGTCAGCGCGACCCCGCCCGAGCTGCTCGCCGAGGGCGAGGGGGCGGGGACGGATCTCGCCCGCGACCTGGTGCTCGCGGACGGTGTCACCGAGGGCGTGCTGCACGTCTCGGCGATGGCCGCGTCCTGCGACGACGCCCCGGACATCGAGTACCCCGCCTGCCATGTGCACCAGCAGGACTGGGGCGTCCCGGTCGAGGTCGTCGACGGCGGGACGGCCCGGCTGGGACTGGTCCTCGCGGGGCTGGACGCGGAGTAG
- a CDS encoding pirin family protein, with the protein MPAVTVENPLALPRVAAPATAHTRPVLAVATAPSGFEGEGFPVRRAFAGIDYKYLDPFIMMDQMGEVEYAPGEPKGTPWHPHRGFETVTYLIDGTFVHRDSHGGGGTINDGDTQWMTAGSGLLHIEAPPESLVMSGGLFHGLQLWVNLPKSDKMMAPRYQDIGGGQVKLLTSADGGALLRLIAGDLDGHRGPGVTHTPITMMHVTVNPGAELTLPWRSDFNALAYALAGRGSAGAEGRPFRMGQAVVFGTGDSITIRADETQESRSPNFEVVLLGGLPIREPMMHYGPFVMNTHAELAQAFEDFQAGRLGTIPADEV; encoded by the coding sequence ATGCCCGCTGTGACCGTAGAGAACCCGCTGGCCCTGCCGCGTGTGGCGGCACCCGCCACCGCGCACACCCGTCCCGTGCTGGCCGTTGCCACCGCTCCGAGCGGATTCGAGGGCGAGGGCTTCCCGGTGCGCCGGGCGTTCGCCGGCATCGACTACAAGTACCTCGACCCGTTCATCATGATGGACCAGATGGGCGAGGTGGAGTATGCGCCGGGAGAGCCCAAGGGCACGCCCTGGCACCCGCACCGCGGCTTCGAAACCGTCACGTACCTGATCGACGGCACGTTCGTGCACCGTGACTCGCACGGTGGCGGCGGCACCATCAACGACGGCGACACCCAGTGGATGACGGCCGGCTCCGGCCTGCTGCACATCGAGGCGCCGCCGGAGTCGCTCGTGATGTCCGGCGGTCTCTTCCACGGCCTCCAGCTGTGGGTGAACCTGCCGAAGAGCGACAAGATGATGGCTCCTCGGTACCAGGACATCGGCGGCGGCCAGGTGAAGCTGCTGACCTCCGCGGACGGCGGTGCGCTGCTGCGGCTGATCGCCGGTGACCTCGACGGCCACCGGGGACCGGGCGTCACGCACACCCCGATCACGATGATGCATGTGACCGTGAACCCGGGTGCCGAGCTCACCCTGCCCTGGCGCAGCGACTTCAACGCTCTCGCCTACGCGCTCGCCGGCCGCGGCTCGGCCGGCGCCGAGGGCCGTCCGTTCCGCATGGGGCAGGCGGTCGTGTTCGGCACCGGTGACTCGATCACGATCCGGGCGGACGAGACCCAGGAGTCGCGCAGCCCGAACTTCGAGGTCGTCCTGTTGGGCGGGCTGCCGATCCGCGAGCCGATGATGCACTACGGCCCGTTCGTGATGAACACCCACGCCGAACTGGCCCAGGCATTCGAGGACTTCCAGGCCGGCCGGCTCGGCACCATCCCGGCCGACGAGGTCTGA
- a CDS encoding SseB family protein, which translates to MYGYDQNAGAGQQQYGAPPPPPPPQQPASGGYGEQPLYPEPSPPSLADAVRAFTTGSMSAEDFQGIFSTSKVYCPRGDNPGFLALHNTQQPVIPMFTSLKELRRYAGKESKYFVITGAEVLDLLPTGYGFVLDMEGDHRMVFDAKAVEQMVDFAMRRMYG; encoded by the coding sequence ATGTACGGCTACGACCAGAACGCGGGTGCCGGGCAGCAGCAGTACGGCGCGCCACCGCCACCGCCCCCGCCGCAGCAACCGGCCTCCGGGGGGTACGGCGAGCAGCCGCTGTACCCCGAGCCGTCCCCGCCCTCCCTCGCCGACGCGGTGCGTGCCTTCACCACCGGCTCGATGTCCGCCGAGGACTTCCAGGGCATCTTCTCCACCTCCAAGGTCTACTGCCCGCGCGGTGACAACCCCGGCTTCCTGGCGCTGCACAACACCCAGCAGCCGGTGATCCCGATGTTCACCTCGCTCAAGGAGCTGCGGCGGTACGCGGGCAAGGAGTCCAAGTACTTCGTGATCACCGGCGCCGAGGTGCTCGACCTGCTGCCGACCGGCTACGGGTTCGTGCTCGACATGGAGGGCGACCACCGCATGGTCTTCGACGCGAAGGCCGTGGAGCAGATGGTGGACTTCGCGATGCGTCGGATGTACGGCTGA
- a CDS encoding DUF4232 domain-containing protein yields MTAARSRRRSAAYAALALGLAGSLALTGCNSHSSKKSKKSSSSSSKSKKRRIIGGGAAAAGAGAGAASRRVPDCYPSTYKLTFSQQTGADSHVTVKFKNNTSRDCKLYNAPLLRFNNAKDPLPLLQGTPGQFDGTRITVPSHGYAYAVIPTNTAAAKGTEQKSVTVDFMGTSANSVTHGPATVNFAEKRLHISVGKSKVTNWSSSVHGAQLAAGVGK; encoded by the coding sequence ATGACCGCAGCCCGCTCCCGCCGCCGCTCCGCTGCCTACGCCGCGCTCGCCCTCGGATTGGCCGGTTCGCTCGCGCTCACCGGCTGCAACAGTCACTCCTCGAAGAAGTCGAAGAAGTCCTCTTCCTCGTCGTCCAAGAGCAAGAAGCGCAGGATCATCGGTGGTGGTGCGGCCGCGGCGGGCGCAGGAGCGGGCGCGGCCTCGCGACGCGTGCCCGACTGCTACCCGAGCACGTACAAGCTCACGTTCTCCCAGCAGACCGGCGCCGACAGCCACGTGACCGTGAAGTTCAAGAACAACACGAGCCGCGACTGCAAGCTGTACAACGCCCCGCTGCTGCGCTTCAACAACGCCAAGGACCCGTTGCCGCTGCTCCAGGGCACCCCCGGTCAGTTCGACGGCACCCGCATCACGGTGCCCTCCCACGGCTACGCCTACGCGGTCATCCCCACCAACACCGCGGCCGCCAAGGGCACCGAGCAGAAGTCGGTCACCGTCGACTTCATGGGCACCTCGGCCAACTCCGTCACCCACGGTCCGGCCACCGTCAACTTCGCCGAGAAGCGGCTGCACATCTCCGTCGGCAAGAGCAAGGTCACCAACTGGTCGTCGAGCGTCCACGGCGCCCAGCTGGCGGCGGGCGTCGGGAAGTAG
- a CDS encoding helix-turn-helix domain-containing protein, protein MPDVPGNQNHAAQPPRKPLAPLPDELSGPVREFVAALRRMHGELGYSLKELESRLPASRSSLSRYLRGQSLPDERLLVQWCKLSFTGEDRLPALVALLHRAQEAADAGEAGVAASPEPEGATRAEPPAGDATAPAAGRRRLRLALAALGTAAVLAAAALAVPALTGPDASPGDGATPQPQSPARGTGSALITVHNVERDCRHRRTENCALALARDPYRVYRRANVVGHVWHGDVLHAVCRIANGVTVTDEVGGHSSMWFRIDHEGKQMWVPGIRIRPEQLENTPLPSCPE, encoded by the coding sequence ATGCCAGACGTGCCTGGCAATCAGAACCACGCCGCTCAGCCCCCCCGCAAGCCGCTCGCCCCGCTGCCCGACGAACTCTCCGGCCCGGTACGGGAGTTCGTCGCCGCACTGCGCCGTATGCACGGCGAACTCGGATACAGCCTCAAGGAGTTGGAGAGCCGGCTGCCTGCCAGCCGCTCGTCCCTCTCCCGCTATCTGCGAGGGCAGAGCCTGCCCGACGAGCGGCTGCTGGTGCAGTGGTGCAAGCTCTCCTTCACCGGCGAGGACCGGTTGCCCGCCCTCGTCGCACTGCTCCACCGGGCCCAGGAGGCGGCGGACGCCGGTGAAGCCGGCGTGGCGGCCTCGCCGGAGCCGGAAGGAGCGACGCGTGCGGAGCCACCGGCCGGGGACGCCACCGCACCGGCGGCCGGGCGGCGCCGGCTACGGCTGGCCCTCGCCGCGCTCGGCACCGCCGCCGTACTGGCCGCGGCGGCACTGGCGGTCCCCGCCCTGACAGGGCCCGACGCTTCCCCGGGCGACGGTGCGACCCCGCAGCCGCAGAGCCCGGCCCGGGGCACCGGCTCCGCCCTGATCACCGTGCACAACGTCGAACGGGACTGCCGGCACCGGCGTACCGAGAACTGCGCCCTCGCCCTGGCCCGGGACCCGTACCGGGTCTACCGTCGCGCCAACGTCGTGGGACACGTCTGGCACGGCGATGTGCTGCACGCGGTCTGCCGGATCGCCAACGGGGTGACCGTCACCGACGAGGTGGGCGGGCACAGCAGCATGTGGTTCCGGATCGATCACGAGGGGAAACAGATGTGGGTGCCGGGCATCCGGATCCGCCCGGAACAGCTGGAAAACACCCCGTTGCCCAGTTGTCCGGAATGA